The proteins below are encoded in one region of Aquisphaera giovannonii:
- a CDS encoding YicC/YloC family endoribonuclease, translating into MTGFGDARHQDPAWSIEVEVRTVNNRHLKLSTRISDPYAALEADLEHLVRQRIRRGAVQLSLRVDRPRRAEDYRLNLVALASYRDQLRAFGREGQGAGGAPGDGPGVALRDLLALPGVVEEAKGGACDPQQDWPAISRVVGEALDKLEAARAKEGRAMADELQAMGRAAEALLGRVADRGPLVVQSYQGRLTERIGALVRDHGVSIDAKDLIREVAILADRSDISEEIIRLRAHLSQFQEILRDSESAGRKLEFVVQEMGREANTIGSKANDVEISRHVFEIKGLLERIRELIQNVE; encoded by the coding sequence ATGACGGGCTTCGGCGACGCGAGGCACCAGGACCCGGCGTGGTCCATCGAGGTCGAGGTGCGCACCGTCAACAACCGGCACCTCAAGCTCTCGACCCGGATCAGCGACCCCTACGCGGCGCTCGAGGCCGACCTGGAGCACCTGGTCCGCCAGCGGATCCGGCGGGGTGCGGTGCAGCTCTCGCTCCGCGTCGACCGGCCGCGGCGGGCGGAGGACTACCGCCTGAACCTCGTCGCCCTGGCCAGCTACCGCGACCAGCTCCGGGCGTTCGGGCGCGAGGGGCAGGGGGCCGGGGGGGCGCCGGGCGACGGCCCGGGCGTGGCCCTGCGGGACCTGCTGGCGCTGCCGGGCGTCGTCGAGGAGGCGAAGGGGGGCGCCTGCGACCCTCAGCAGGACTGGCCGGCGATCTCGCGGGTGGTCGGCGAGGCGCTGGACAAGTTGGAGGCCGCCCGCGCGAAGGAAGGCCGGGCCATGGCGGACGAGCTCCAGGCGATGGGCCGCGCCGCCGAGGCCCTGCTGGGCCGGGTCGCCGACCGCGGCCCGCTGGTCGTGCAGTCGTACCAGGGGAGGCTGACGGAGCGGATCGGGGCGCTCGTCCGCGACCACGGCGTGAGCATCGACGCCAAGGACCTGATCCGCGAGGTCGCCATCCTGGCCGACCGCAGCGACATCTCCGAGGAGATCATCCGGCTCCGCGCCCACCTGTCGCAGTTCCAGGAGATCCTCCGCGACTCCGAGAGCGCGGGGCGGAAGCTGGAGTTCGTGGTCCAGGAGATGGGCCGCGAGGCGAACACGATCGGCTCCAAGGCCAACGACGTGGAGATCAGCCGCCACGTCTTCGAGATCAAGGGGCTGCTGGAGCGGATCCGGGAGCTCATCCAGAACGTGGAGTGA
- a CDS encoding DNA-directed RNA polymerase subunit omega produces MIDELKEEEIVNKVGGRFKLSTLIQKRMIALNQGARALVDGRGMDKMSMVIQEIMQDKIYLDMSGRLQTNESIEDMDVDGGTVDLTQAAE; encoded by the coding sequence ATGATCGACGAGCTGAAGGAAGAGGAGATCGTGAACAAGGTCGGCGGGCGGTTCAAGCTCTCGACCCTGATCCAGAAGCGGATGATCGCGCTGAACCAGGGGGCGCGGGCGCTGGTGGACGGCCGGGGCATGGACAAGATGAGCATGGTGATCCAGGAGATCATGCAGGACAAGATCTACCTGGACATGTCCGGCCGGCTGCAGACGAACGAGTCGATCGAGGACATGGACGTGGACGGCGGGACGGTCGATCTTACCCAGGCGGCAGAATGA
- a CDS encoding FtsK/SpoIIIE family DNA translocase produces the protein MPVRQRLLRSAPDLAFLLLNLFLALCLGGYDPADAPGAGAEPPNVSPRLSNPCGPVGASLAHALFSVLGWSSWLLLLGLVAVNVLVITRRQVADRASPALGFAMVLLVASGLLHKFAPGLRPSPPVGSGGYAGALVATFLFAHFGPYGMLLLMAAAGATGAVLCHDVLFTWPLRELSAWARGRLGRRRPAPADYAVPAAGGERLLHSLPSAPRPALAAAPGLEAPRPAAVVAARAAAAVQPTQAPARAASVPVPLADPSAGFVLPPLELLDPASPVQVHDHETQIQARAMLLERTLLDFGYQVRVVQIDTGPVITQFEIEMEKGLRVSRVMSLADDLAIALAVPSVRIVAPIPGKSTVGIEVPNERRGMVRLSEVILGVEDKARQGRIPLFLGKDVKGAPMAFDMADMPHLLIAGRTGTGKSVCLNAMIISILMTRSPDEVKMILIDPKMVELSQFKKIPHLMHPVVTDMKKAESILAWACEKMDERYTYLARAGVRNVQAYNRLGAEEIFARLRPEDEAEEKRIPTHMPYVVIVADEMADLMMTAAKEVEQHIVRLAQKARAAGIHLILATQRPTVDVITGLIKANMPARIGFQVTSRNDSRVVLDEIGAERLLGNGDMLFLVPGTSHIVRSQGTYVSDAEVVRVCQYLEQYPQQFSRELIQLQVGGGIGGKDKGGGLKERDDLYETAIEIVIREGRGSTSLLQRALGIGYGRAARLIDYMAEDGIVGEYKSGSAREVLYTLEDWEALKSGGTGPGGDDDDGVPPEIAA, from the coding sequence ATGCCCGTTCGACAGCGACTGCTCCGCTCGGCGCCGGACCTGGCCTTCCTGCTCCTGAACCTGTTCCTGGCCCTCTGCCTGGGGGGCTACGACCCGGCCGACGCGCCGGGCGCGGGGGCCGAGCCGCCCAACGTCTCGCCCCGCCTCTCCAACCCGTGCGGCCCGGTCGGGGCGTCGCTCGCGCACGCGTTGTTCAGCGTGCTCGGGTGGTCGTCCTGGCTGCTGCTGCTGGGGCTGGTCGCGGTGAACGTGCTGGTGATCACGCGGAGGCAGGTGGCGGACAGGGCGAGCCCCGCGCTGGGGTTCGCGATGGTCCTGCTGGTGGCCTCGGGCCTGCTGCACAAGTTCGCGCCGGGCCTGCGGCCGAGCCCGCCGGTCGGCAGCGGCGGGTACGCGGGGGCGCTGGTGGCCACCTTCCTGTTCGCGCATTTCGGCCCGTACGGGATGCTCCTGCTGATGGCCGCGGCGGGGGCCACGGGGGCCGTGCTCTGCCACGACGTGCTGTTCACGTGGCCCCTGCGGGAGCTCTCGGCGTGGGCCCGGGGGCGGCTCGGGAGGAGGCGCCCCGCGCCGGCGGACTACGCGGTGCCGGCGGCGGGCGGGGAGCGGCTGCTGCACTCGCTGCCCTCGGCGCCGAGGCCCGCCCTGGCGGCCGCGCCGGGGCTGGAGGCGCCCCGGCCGGCGGCGGTGGTCGCGGCCAGGGCCGCGGCGGCCGTGCAGCCGACCCAGGCCCCCGCGAGGGCCGCGTCGGTCCCGGTCCCCCTGGCGGACCCCTCCGCGGGCTTCGTGCTGCCGCCCCTGGAGCTGCTGGACCCCGCCTCCCCGGTGCAGGTCCACGACCACGAGACGCAGATCCAGGCCCGGGCGATGCTCCTGGAGCGGACGCTGCTGGACTTCGGCTACCAGGTCCGCGTGGTGCAGATCGACACCGGCCCGGTGATCACCCAGTTCGAGATCGAGATGGAGAAGGGCCTGCGGGTCTCCCGGGTCATGAGCCTGGCCGACGACCTGGCGATCGCCCTGGCGGTGCCCAGCGTCCGGATCGTGGCGCCGATCCCGGGCAAGTCCACGGTCGGCATCGAGGTCCCCAACGAGCGGCGGGGCATGGTCCGGCTCAGCGAGGTGATCCTGGGCGTCGAGGACAAGGCCCGCCAGGGGCGGATCCCGCTGTTCCTGGGCAAGGACGTCAAGGGCGCGCCGATGGCCTTCGACATGGCGGACATGCCGCACCTGCTGATCGCCGGCCGGACCGGCACGGGCAAGTCCGTCTGCCTCAACGCGATGATCATCTCCATCCTCATGACCCGCTCGCCCGATGAGGTGAAGATGATCCTCATCGACCCCAAGATGGTGGAGCTCTCGCAGTTCAAGAAGATCCCGCACCTGATGCACCCCGTGGTCACGGACATGAAGAAGGCCGAGTCGATCCTCGCCTGGGCCTGCGAGAAGATGGACGAGCGGTACACGTACCTCGCCCGCGCGGGGGTGCGGAACGTCCAGGCGTACAACCGGCTGGGGGCCGAGGAGATCTTCGCGAGGCTGCGTCCCGAGGACGAGGCGGAGGAGAAGCGGATCCCGACGCACATGCCCTACGTCGTGATCGTGGCCGACGAGATGGCGGACCTGATGATGACCGCGGCCAAGGAGGTGGAGCAGCACATCGTCCGCCTGGCGCAGAAGGCCCGGGCGGCGGGCATCCACCTGATCCTGGCGACGCAAAGGCCGACGGTGGACGTGATCACGGGCCTGATCAAGGCGAACATGCCGGCCCGGATCGGCTTCCAGGTGACCAGCCGGAACGACTCCCGGGTCGTGCTCGACGAGATCGGCGCGGAGCGGCTGCTCGGCAACGGCGACATGCTCTTCCTCGTGCCGGGGACCTCGCACATCGTCCGCTCGCAGGGGACGTACGTGTCGGACGCGGAGGTCGTGCGGGTCTGCCAGTACCTGGAGCAGTACCCGCAGCAGTTCAGCCGCGAGCTGATCCAGCTCCAGGTCGGCGGCGGGATCGGCGGCAAGGACAAGGGGGGCGGCCTCAAGGAGCGGGACGACCTCTACGAGACGGCCATCGAGATCGTCATCCGCGAGGGCCGCGGCTCGACGTCCCTGCTCCAGCGGGCGCTCGGCATCGGCTACGGCCGCGCCGCCCGGCTCATCGACTACATGGCCGAGGACGGCATCGTCGGCGAGTACAAGAGCGGCTCCGCCCGCGAGGTCCTCTATACGCTGGAGGACTGGGAGGCCCTCAAGAGCGGCGGCACCGGCCCCGGCGGGGACGACGACGACGGCGTCCCGCCGGAGATCGCGGCGTGA
- the gmk gene encoding guanylate kinase, whose translation MAEVLDWSTLPGRLVVLSGASGSGKSTLVRRLLGRAELRLAASVSATTRPPRVGEVDGRDYYFLSPEQFEAARGDLLESAEVHGFSYGTPAEPVRRRLAEGSCVILVIDVQGGMQVREKVPGALLVFVQVPDPGELERRLRDRGTDDEPTILRRLANARREQELSRSYDVHIVNDDLERCVEELAGVLARARCGGGEA comes from the coding sequence GTGGCTGAGGTCTTAGACTGGTCGACGCTGCCGGGCCGGCTGGTGGTCCTCTCCGGGGCGTCCGGCTCCGGGAAGAGCACGCTGGTCCGCCGCCTGCTGGGGCGGGCGGAGTTGCGGCTGGCCGCCTCGGTCTCGGCGACGACCCGGCCGCCCCGCGTCGGCGAGGTCGACGGCCGCGACTACTATTTCCTGTCGCCCGAGCAGTTCGAGGCCGCCCGCGGGGACCTGCTGGAGTCCGCCGAGGTGCACGGCTTCTCCTACGGGACGCCGGCGGAGCCCGTCCGCCGCCGCCTGGCGGAGGGGTCCTGCGTCATCCTGGTCATCGACGTCCAGGGGGGCATGCAGGTCCGGGAGAAGGTCCCGGGCGCCCTGCTCGTCTTCGTGCAGGTCCCCGACCCCGGCGAGCTGGAACGCCGGCTGCGGGACCGGGGGACCGACGACGAGCCGACGATCCTGCGGCGGCTGGCGAACGCCCGCCGCGAGCAGGAGCTGTCCAGGTCGTATGATGTTCACATTGTCAACGATGATTTGGAACGTTGTGTTGAGGAACTCGCGGGCGTCCTGGCCCGGGCCCGTTGCGGAGGGGGAGAGGCATGA
- a CDS encoding histidine phosphatase family protein, with product MQKTRLLLIRHAETSAPQVFHGAESDIGLSDRGRDQARRLADHLRGEGLRAVYCSAMRRARDTAGPVADACGLEPVVIPGLHERKIGPLSGLGREEGWEVYAATKARWIAGDLDATHEGGESFAAIAARVLPIIERIAADHPGEAVAVIAHGIVIRVVLLSLLPDRTPADFDSIAIDFASINDLRRDGRTWAARRLNEVVAPSPDRPVA from the coding sequence TTGCAAAAAACGCGACTGCTGCTGATCCGCCACGCCGAGACGTCCGCCCCCCAGGTCTTCCACGGCGCCGAGTCCGACATCGGCCTGAGCGACCGCGGCCGCGACCAGGCCCGGCGTCTCGCCGACCACCTGAGGGGCGAGGGCCTGAGGGCGGTCTACTGCTCGGCGATGCGCCGCGCCAGGGACACCGCGGGGCCGGTCGCCGACGCCTGCGGGCTGGAGCCCGTCGTCATCCCGGGCCTCCACGAGCGGAAGATCGGCCCCCTCTCCGGCCTGGGCCGCGAGGAAGGCTGGGAGGTCTACGCGGCGACGAAGGCCCGCTGGATCGCCGGCGACCTCGACGCGACCCACGAGGGGGGCGAATCCTTCGCGGCCATCGCCGCGCGGGTCCTCCCGATCATCGAGCGGATCGCGGCCGACCACCCCGGCGAGGCCGTCGCGGTCATCGCGCACGGCATCGTGATCCGGGTCGTCCTCCTCAGCCTCCTCCCCGACCGCACCCCGGCCGACTTCGACTCGATCGCGATCGACTTCGCCTCGATCAACGACCTCCGCCGGGACGGGCGGACGTGGGCCGCCCGCCGCCTCAACGAGGTCGTCGCGCCGTCCCCCGACCGGCCGGTGGCGTGA